The Pogona vitticeps strain Pit_001003342236 chromosome 6, PviZW2.1, whole genome shotgun sequence genome contains a region encoding:
- the LOC110071461 gene encoding olfactory receptor 14A16-like yields the protein MKNLTSTPTFLLLEFSDVRELQILHFFIYLALYLTAVTWNIFIIIAIVVDYHLHTPMYFFLFNLAMIDIGFISVTVPKSMAVSLMDDRSISYSGCVAQVFFCFCFGTSELIILTIMAHDRHTAICNPLEYERIMHKGTCLEMVATGWIFSVFYTILHTGGTFANTFCSNRINQLFCETPHLLKCSCSNIYLVEVGFLAISCSVVLACFVFIIITYVKIFRTVLRIPSVHGQKKALSTCIPHLTVVSLYVLTAVFAYTRPPGDSSSAVDVAVAAMYSIIPPTLNPFIYSMRNNEIKAALWKVLKLFFSSKKPCWFYIVNI from the coding sequence atgaaaaatcTGACGTCTACACCCACCTTCTTGCTGCTGGAATTCTCAGATGTCCGAGAGCTACAGATCTTGCATTTCTTCATATATCTAGCATTATATCTAACAGCAGTAACATGGAATATTTTCATCATCATTGCCATTGTTGTCGACTACCACTTGCACACCCCCATGTACTTCTTCCTGTTCAATTTAGCCATGATAGACATTGGGTTCATTTCGGTCACAGTCCCCAAATCAATGGCTGTGTCTCTTATGGATGACAGATCCATTTCTTATTCTGGGTGTGTTGCtcaagttttcttttgtttctgttttggaaCATCGGAATTAATTATCCTAACTATCATGGCACATGATCGCCATACTGCAATCTGCAACCCACTCGAGTATGAAAGAATTATGCACAAAGGAACTTGCCTTGAGATGGTGGCCACCGGTTGGATATTTAGTGTTTTTTACACCATATTGCATACAGGTGGCACCTTTGCAAATACTTTTTGTTCTAATCGTATCAATCAGTTATTCTGTGAAACCCCACACTTATTAAAGTGTTCTTGCTCTAATATTTATTTAGTTGAAGTTGGATTTCTTGCAATAAGCTGTAGTGTAGTACTAGCATGCTTTGTCTTTATTATCATAACATATGTGAAGATTTTTCGGACAGTGCTGAGAATCCCATCTGTACATGGGCAGAAAAAAGCTCTTTCCACTTGTATTCCTCACCTCACTGTTGTTTCATTGTATGTGTTAACTGCAGTCTTCGCCTATACAAGGCCACCTGGTGATTCTTCTTCTGCTGTGGATGTGGCTGTTGCTGCAATGTATTCCATAATTCCTCCCACACTGAATCCATTCATTTACAGCATGAGAAACAATGAGATCAAGGCTGCCTTGTGGAAAGTCTTGaagctgtttttttcttctaaaaaaccTTGCTGGTTTTATATTGTTAACATTTAA
- the LOC110070905 gene encoding olfactory receptor 14J1-like: MNNMTSMSTVLLLGFSDAQELQILHFFLFLVLYLMAVTENLLITIAIIVNYHLHIPMYFFLLNLAMVDLGSVSVIVPKSMAVSLMDDRSISYSGCVAQVFFYVLFASSALIILTIMAHDRHIAICYPLEYERIMHKRTCLEMVAIGWIVSIFYAILHTGGTFANTFCSNRISQFFCEIPHLLKLSCSDIYLVEVGFLALSSGVVLACFVFIIITYLKIIATVLRIPSVHGRKKAFSTCIPHLTVVSFYVLTAVIAYVIPPSDVSMHMASAVMYSIIPPTLNPFIYSMRNNEIKAALRKLLKLVFFSKRFTRIVF; encoded by the coding sequence ATGAACAATATGACTTCCATGTCCACAGTTCTGTTGCTGGGATTCTCAGATGCCCAAGAACTACagattttacatttctttttgttcctagTGCTGTATCTGATGGCAGTAACAGAGAATCTTCTCATCACCATTGCCATAATCGTTAACTATCACCTGCATATCCCTATGTACTTCTTCCTGCTCAATTTGGCCATGGTAGACCTTGGTTCAGTTTCAGTCATAGTCCCCAAATCAATGGCTGTATCCCTTATGGACGACAGGTCCATTTCTTATTCTGGATGTGTTGctcaagttttcttttatgtattgTTTGCATCTTCTGCTCTAATTATCCTAACTATAATGGCACATGATCGTCATATTGCAATCTGCTACCCACTTGAGTATGAGAGAATTATGCACAAGAGAACCTGCCTTGAGATGGTGGCCATAGGGTGGATAGTTAGTATTTTTTACGCCATCTTGCATACAGGTGGCACCTTTGCAAATACCTTTTGTTCTAATCGTATCAGTCAATTCTTCTGTGAAATCCCACATTTATTAAAGCTTTCTTGTTCTGATATTTATTTAGTTGAAGTTGGGTTTCTTGCACTAAGCTCTGGTGTAGTACTAGCATGCTTTGTCTTTATTATCATAACATACCTGAAGATCATTGCAACTGTGCTGAGAATCCCATCTGTACATGGTCGGAAAAAAGCTTTCTCCACTTGCATTCCTCACCTCACTGTTGTCTCTTTTTATGTGTTGACTGCAGTCATTGCTTATGTAATTCCACCCAGTGATGTTTCTATGCATATGGCTTCTGCTGTAATGTATTCTATAATTCCTCCCACACTGAATCCTTTCATCTACAGCATGAGAAACAATGAGATCAAGGCTGCTTTAAGGAAACTCTTAAAATTGGTGTTTTTCTCTAAAAGGTTTACTAGGATTGTTTTCTAA
- the LOC110070906 gene encoding olfactory receptor 14C36-like — translation MEDNMNNFTSMMTFLLLGFSDIRELQIIHFSVLLALYLMAVIGNFLIIVAIIIDYHLHIPMYFFLLNLAMIDLGFISVMVPKSMAVSLMDDRSISYSGCAAQVFFCFFFGSSDLITLTIMAHDRHIAICNPLEYERIMHKEACHKMVAAGWIFSLFYATLHTGATFANTFCSNSINQFFCEAPHLLKLSCSDLYLAEVWLLALSCGAVLGCLLFIFMTYLKIFATVLRMPSVHGQRKALSTCIPHLTVASIYLLAALFAYVKPPRDVSSTLDVVCALIYSIIPPTLNPLIYSMRNGEIKAALWKLFKLVFCSKNIARFVF, via the coding sequence ATGGAAGACAACATGAACAATTTTACTTCCATGATGACTTTTCTGCTGCTGGGATTCTCAGACATCCGAGAACTACAAATCATCCATTTCTCTGTATTGCTAGCACTGTATCTGATGGCAGTAATAGGGAATTTTCTCATCATCGTTGCCATCATCATTGACTACCACTTGCATATCCCTATGTACTTCTTCCTCTTGAACCTGGCCATGATAGACCTTGGCTTCATTTCAGTGATGGTCCCCAAATCAATGGCTGTCTCGCTTATGGATGACAGGTCCATTTCTTATTCTGGATGTGCGGCTCaagttttcttttgcttcttttttggaTCATCAGATTTAATTACCCTAACCATAATGGCACATGATCGCCATATTGCAATCTGCAACCCACTCGAGTATGAGAGAATTATGCACAAAGAAGCCTGCCATAAGATGGTGGCCGCCGGGTGGATATTCAGTCTCTTTTATGCCACCTTGCATACAGGTGCAACCTTTGCAAATACCTTTTGTTCTAATAGCATCAATCAGTTCTTCTGCGAGGCCCCACATTTATTAAAGCTTTCATGTTCTGATCTTTATTTAGCTGAAGTCTGGCTTCTTGCCCTAAGCTGTGGTGCAGTGCTAGGATGCCTTCTCTTCATTTTCATGACATACCTGAAGATCTTTGCTACGGTCCTGAGAATGCCATCTGTACATGGGCAGAGGAAAGCTCTCTCCACTTGCATTCCCCACCTCACTGTTGCCTCCATTTATTTGTTAGCTGCATTATTTGCCTATGTAAAACCACCCAGGGATGTTTCTTCTACTCTGGATGTGGTTTGTGCTCTGATATATTCCATAATTCCTCCCACACTGAATCCACTCATCTACAGCATGAGAAACGGTGAGATCAAGGCTGCTTTGTGGAAACTCTTTAAACTGGTGttttgttctaaaaacattgccagGTTTGTTTTCTGA